A genomic region of Homalodisca vitripennis isolate AUS2020 chromosome 5, UT_GWSS_2.1, whole genome shotgun sequence contains the following coding sequences:
- the LOC124363261 gene encoding uncharacterized protein LOC124363261 has translation MKMPARASDSVNKVWGGSPPDSDGLSVSPPSPASPVATAPPRRLLHRLSSGYLSEGRSTPSPPPELSEDGIVTYFLLHFIPGLVGALFYLVWTQVILFGPTLWVSFWLWCLGKLVSMPLELTKWILTVLTVPASERLRRKRTVLISGGSTIQAVHLARNFQAAGARVVVFDVQGNFGLARFSTAVDRYYTVPCPVGDRADRYVAAVKHIVEEERAVYYIPVSSTSTAYYDALVKPHVELMGCSCFCPGLKEVCVLDDVFEVMRRCRSEGMATPLHYPVSSVEEVYALYERGTLGSGRHVMINVGPLGCRDRVRVVLPPKMQDLKVKHQVSTQRPWVIVRDYPGDHFITCTTVKESAVIANVTCRVETVHGGLTPVEHREIDLWIKQFFGKLKFLRPLNGHISFRFVVSSASGSIVPLGCRVGVALPYICHTSVHTRMIWKPCRHFNPQSPGPLVSDIGRYWMHQVVMDTLKSPGIGSVKRLLGTLITKQEALFVVWDPLPYFAYYHIQLPVTNLFRFLRGHHNINNGGHGFRRVVPIR, from the coding sequence ATGAAGATGCCCGCCCGGGCCAGTGATAGTGTGAACAAAGTGTGGGGGGGCTCACCTCCCGACAGTGATGGACTCAGTGTGTCGCCGCCCTCACCGGCGTCCCCCGTGGCCACGGCCCCCCCGCGGCGCCTGCTGCACCGCCTCAGTTCCGGGTACCTGTCCGAGGGGAGGTCCACCCCCTCGCCACCCCCCGAGCTCTCGGAGGACGGTATCGTAACGTACTTCCTGCTTCACTTCATCCCCGGCCTGGTGGGCGCCCTCTTCTACCTGGTGTGGACCCAGGTCATCCTGTTCGGGCCGACGCTCTGGGTGTCCTTCTGGCTGTGGTGTCTCGGCAAGTTGGTGTCCATGCCGCTGGAGTTGACCAAGTGGATATTGACCGTGCTGACCGTGCCCGCCTCCGAGCGGCTCAGACGCAAGAGGACTGTGCTGATCAGCGGGGGCAGCACGATACAGGCCGTGCACCTCGCGAGGAACTTCCAGGCCGCGGGTGCTCGGGTCGTGGTGTTCGACGTGCAGGGGAACTTCGGCCTGGCGAGGTTCTCCACGGCCGTGGACCGATACTACACCGTGCCGTGCCCCGTGGGCGACCGCGCGGACCGGTACGTCGCCGCCGTCAAGCACATAGTGGAGGAGGAGAGAGCCGTCTACTACATCCCGGTCAGCTCGACCTCCACGGCCTACTACGACGCTCTGGTCAAGCCACACGTGGAGCTGATGGGGTGCTCCTGTTTCTGTCCGGGCCTCAAGGAAGTGTGCGTGCTGGACGACGTGTTCGAGGTGATGAGGCGCTGCCGCTCGGAGGGTATGGCCACCCCGCTACACTACCCCGTGTCCAGTGTGGAGGAAGTGTACGCTCTGTACGAGAGAGGCACCCTGGGCTCGGGCAGGCACGTCATGATCAACGTGGGGCCTCTCGGCTGTCGGGACCGAGTCAGAGTCGTGCTCCCGCCCAAGATGCAGGACCTGAAAGTGAAGCACCAGGTGAGCACGCAGCGGCCTTGGGTGATCGTGCGAGACTACCCCGGGGACCACTTCATCACCTGCACGACCGTCAAGGAGTCCGCGGTGATCGCCAACGTCACCTGCAGAGTGGAGACGGTCCACGGCGGCCTGACCCCGGTCGAGCACCGAGAGATCGACCTCTGGATCAAGCAGTTCTTCGGCAAGCTCAAGTTCCTGAGGCCTCTCAACGGCCACATCAGTTTCCGCTTCGTCGTGTCCTCCGCCAGCGGCAGTATCGTCCCCCTGGGCTGCCGCGTGGGCGTGGCACTCCCGTACATCTGCCACACGAGTGTCCACACCCGCATGATCTGGAAGCCTTGCAGGCACTTCAACCCGCAGTCGCCGGGACCCCTGGTCAGCGACATCGGACGCTACTGGATGCACCAAGTGGTCATGGACACCCTGAAATCTCCCGGGATCGGGTCCGTCAAGAGACTCCTAGGCACCTTGATCACGAAACAGGAGGCGTTGTTCGTCGTCTGGGACCCTCTCCCCTACTTCGCCTACTACCACATCCAGCTACCCGTCACCAACCTCTTCAGGTTCCTCAGGGGCCATCACAACATCAACAACGGCGGCCACGGCTTCCGCAGGGTCGTGCCCATCAGGTAG